From the Myxococcales bacterium genome, one window contains:
- the mraY gene encoding phospho-N-acetylmuramoyl-pentapeptide-transferase, giving the protein MLYLFSHWQALHGHVTTLNRLLGYITFRAGVAAVLGILLTLLFGGRMIRWLHRAGIHDTPRDYGVMKVNDKKGTPQMGGLIFALVTLVVALLTCDPTNRFVQIMLLSLLWFTSIGAADDYLKIVVHRNADLGLSRLEKLFFQGLFGLLLALVCYTPSLSPHEAHLIGRFTLPFIKGTIPLSILYLPFVVLVVIGISNAINLTDGMDGLATVPSIMTALVYAIYAYILSHAKISSYLWFDQVKGAGEVAVFLAALFGALVGFLWFNSYPATVFMGDTGSLAIGGMLATAAVLIKQEFLFVLAGFLFCAEFVSSAIQDRLGVNRGGLGMRIFARAPLHDAFRLRGMAEPKVVVRLWIIAGIAAMISLLALKLR; this is encoded by the coding sequence GTGCTGTACCTATTTTCCCATTGGCAGGCGCTGCACGGCCACGTCACGACGCTGAACCGGCTGCTGGGCTACATCACCTTTCGGGCGGGCGTCGCGGCGGTGCTCGGCATCCTGCTGACGCTGCTGTTCGGCGGCCGGATGATCCGCTGGCTGCACCGGGCCGGCATTCACGACACGCCCCGCGATTACGGGGTGATGAAGGTCAACGACAAGAAGGGCACGCCGCAGATGGGCGGGTTGATCTTTGCCCTGGTCACGCTCGTCGTGGCGCTCCTGACCTGCGACCCGACCAACCGCTTCGTGCAGATCATGCTGCTGTCGCTGCTGTGGTTTACCTCGATCGGCGCGGCCGACGACTACCTGAAAATCGTCGTGCACCGCAACGCCGACCTCGGCCTGTCGCGTCTGGAAAAGCTTTTTTTCCAGGGCCTGTTCGGTCTGCTGCTGGCGCTGGTCTGCTATACCCCGAGCCTGTCGCCGCACGAGGCGCACCTGATCGGCCGGTTCACCCTGCCGTTCATCAAGGGGACGATCCCGCTGTCGATCCTTTATCTTCCCTTCGTGGTGCTGGTGGTGATCGGCATCAGCAACGCCATCAACCTCACCGACGGCATGGATGGGCTGGCGACGGTGCCCTCGATTATGACGGCGCTGGTCTACGCGATCTACGCGTACATTCTGTCGCACGCCAAGATCAGCAGCTACCTGTGGTTCGACCAGGTGAAGGGCGCGGGCGAGGTGGCGGTGTTTCTGGCGGCGCTGTTCGGGGCGCTGGTGGGTTTTCTCTGGTTCAATTCGTACCCTGCGACGGTGTTCATGGGCGACACGGGCAGCCTGGCGATCGGCGGCATGCTGGCGACGGCGGCGGTGCTGATCAAGCAGGAATTTCTGTTCGTACTCGCCGGCTTTTTGTTTTGCGCCGAATTCGTTTCCTCGGCGATCCAGGATCGGCTGGGGGTGAACCGCGGCGGGCTGGGGATGCGCATCTTCGCCCGAGCACCGTTGCATGACGCCTTCCGCCTGCGCGGCATGGCCGAGCCGAAGGTCGTCGTGCGCCTCTGGATCATCGCGGGCATCGCGGCGATGATCAGCCTCCTGGCGCTCAAACTGCGGTAA
- a CDS encoding DUF2914 domain-containing protein — translation MHKTLILSLLVLGVVFGLAQAAGVECVSIVFCSRVEDREPVEPATQFSATDEWVYCHTVINNPGGPTEIHHDWYYQGSLITRNTLSIGTSQNWRTYSAKQISPAWVGKWEVVVKNASGAEIGRAGFEIKPVQE, via the coding sequence ATGCACAAAACGTTAATTCTATCATTGTTGGTACTGGGTGTCGTTTTCGGCCTGGCGCAAGCGGCCGGCGTCGAATGCGTGTCCATCGTTTTTTGCTCGCGGGTGGAAGACCGCGAGCCGGTCGAGCCGGCGACGCAGTTTTCCGCCACCGACGAATGGGTCTACTGCCATACGGTCATCAACAACCCGGGCGGTCCCACCGAGATTCACCACGATTGGTACTACCAGGGCTCGCTGATCACCCGCAACACGCTGTCGATCGGCACTTCCCAGAATTGGCGCACCTACTCGGCCAAGCAGATCAGCCCGGCCTGGGTCGGCAAGTGGGAAGTGGTCGTGAAAAACGCCTCCGGCGCGGAAATCGGCCGAGCCGGATTCGAGATCAAGCCGGTTCAGGAATAA
- a CDS encoding ABC transporter permease, with protein sequence MSLIFADLLTHRRLLWSLVMLDLRKRYGASFGGFFWSVINPLLQILVYTFVFGYILEVNIGGNAGTANYGVFLFAGMLPWIAFSEAVQKSGTVILENKDLVKQVRFPTILLPMHVLLSSFLHELIALAIFIVILVIVGEPPYFWALGLLFIFPLQLVFTLGLSLIASSLHVFYKDVGQVISAVLTLWFFATPIIYPLRLIPDQLKLLFYINPLTPLISAYRAALLSNEVPHLWTVFYLGVFSLLVFLFGLLLFRRLSREFADLL encoded by the coding sequence ATGAGTCTGATCTTCGCCGATTTGCTCACGCACCGCCGGCTGCTCTGGAGCCTGGTGATGCTCGATCTGCGCAAGCGTTACGGCGCCAGTTTCGGCGGCTTCTTCTGGTCGGTCATCAACCCGCTGCTGCAAATACTCGTTTATACGTTCGTTTTCGGTTACATCCTCGAGGTCAACATCGGCGGCAACGCCGGCACCGCCAACTACGGCGTTTTCCTGTTCGCCGGCATGCTGCCCTGGATCGCCTTTTCCGAGGCGGTGCAAAAATCGGGCACGGTGATTCTCGAAAACAAGGATCTGGTCAAACAGGTCCGTTTTCCGACCATCCTTTTGCCGATGCACGTGCTGCTTTCCAGCTTTTTGCACGAACTGATCGCCCTGGCCATCTTCATCGTCATTCTGGTGATCGTCGGCGAACCGCCCTACTTTTGGGCCCTCGGATTGCTCTTCATTTTTCCGCTGCAATTGGTTTTCACCCTCGGGTTGAGCCTGATCGCCTCCTCGCTGCACGTGTTTTACAAGGACGTCGGCCAGGTCATCTCGGCGGTGCTGACGCTCTGGTTCTTCGCCACGCCGATCATCTATCCGCTGCGGCTGATTCCCGATCAACTGAAGCTTCTGTTCTACATCAACCCGCTGACCCCGTTGATCAGCGCGTATCGGGCGGCGCTGCTCAGCAACGAAGTCCCGCACCTGTGGACCGTTTTCTACCTGGGCGTGTTCTCGCTGCTGGTGTTCCTCTTCGGCTTGCTCTTGTTCCGCCGCCTCTCCC
- a CDS encoding YfhO family protein, translating to MPATERKNRAIHLLAVLAITAFFGWHAVRHAVPVGLAGPQSDGLTQGLPKLVFYADELRAGRFPTWDPWVGTGSPDYPVRHHPVYPFTWLTARLLPPWLAMLADYWLAFLFLYAFAFRFFHRAEATAPAAAAGALALAFGGLQLHYLFYPYFSQTMAWIPLVFLALEGLIRRPDGRWREVAAGAAALGLMLLAGMFNYAVYTLLAGAAWVLFQTWDRRPPVGRWASCWLLALGLVAIGFLAGAARWLPLLDGMERLRGGYAQWDAFQALLTTPARFFGSFAPGAFNDYGFRRGATILSYGLTAWTLAASFAVFGRKSRTDWFWLAVLVIGLATTTRTPLAHGLFDYLPGYGSFHPARYWCVGGLALLWLTVRALGQVAAAPDARRLLDLAAALAAVWMILGFAATPVFRAGAWKHLLPAAIGLGGLAAAFFLGRKLGAGRTALLLAAVLALEVYGRATVSAERIDTRRLYRSTPISEALKAVADPYRVLRIGDRWNWVRDGRLYTQEALKYDRIEDLHAYSSMIDPNLRELVGLYQEGRQAELNPFDTGASVQPFLTDKPLRTGFADGINARFILSQQALKTDEHFRLAAEHGGLFLYENAGAMPRAFVPRETPLIADPPAVLNRLRQGIDWHRQTIVSGLPGDHPTLYPDDGPPAAVATLRRVANRQTYRVNSPAAGYLVVTDLFDRDWQATVNGRPEPIRRADLAFRAVPIPAGESEVDFIYRPAAFAQGARLSLGAAALLFLMLLAGGLRDRVRTSGTSKAPATH from the coding sequence ATGCCGGCAACCGAGCGGAAAAACCGGGCGATTCACCTGCTGGCCGTGCTGGCGATCACCGCCTTTTTCGGCTGGCACGCGGTGCGGCACGCGGTGCCCGTCGGCCTGGCCGGGCCGCAAAGCGACGGCCTGACGCAGGGCCTGCCGAAGCTCGTCTTTTACGCCGATGAATTGCGGGCCGGCCGCTTTCCCACCTGGGATCCGTGGGTCGGCACCGGTTCGCCCGATTACCCGGTTCGCCATCATCCCGTCTACCCGTTCACCTGGCTGACGGCGCGCCTGCTGCCGCCCTGGCTGGCAATGCTCGCCGATTACTGGCTCGCGTTCCTGTTTCTTTATGCCTTCGCGTTCCGGTTTTTTCACCGCGCCGAGGCGACCGCGCCGGCCGCCGCCGCCGGAGCGCTGGCACTGGCCTTCGGCGGCCTGCAACTGCACTACCTTTTCTACCCGTATTTCAGCCAGACCATGGCCTGGATCCCGCTGGTGTTTTTGGCTTTGGAAGGGTTGATCCGGCGACCGGACGGTCGCTGGCGCGAAGTCGCGGCGGGCGCGGCGGCGCTGGGGCTGATGCTGCTGGCGGGCATGTTCAATTACGCGGTGTACACGCTGCTGGCCGGCGCGGCATGGGTGCTGTTCCAGACCTGGGATCGGCGGCCGCCGGTCGGGCGTTGGGCATCTTGCTGGCTGCTGGCGTTGGGGCTGGTGGCGATCGGCTTTCTGGCGGGCGCGGCGCGCTGGCTGCCGTTGCTGGACGGCATGGAGCGGTTGCGCGGCGGTTATGCGCAATGGGACGCCTTTCAGGCGCTGCTGACGACCCCGGCGCGATTTTTCGGTTCGTTCGCGCCCGGCGCCTTCAATGATTACGGTTTCCGGCGCGGCGCGACGATCCTGTCCTACGGCCTGACCGCCTGGACTCTGGCGGCTTCGTTCGCCGTTTTCGGCCGCAAATCGCGGACCGACTGGTTCTGGCTGGCGGTGCTGGTGATCGGCCTGGCGACCACGACCCGGACCCCGTTGGCGCACGGGTTGTTCGATTACCTGCCCGGTTACGGCTCGTTTCATCCGGCGCGGTACTGGTGCGTCGGCGGCCTGGCGCTGCTCTGGTTGACCGTGCGCGCCCTGGGGCAGGTCGCGGCGGCGCCGGACGCGCGGCGGTTGCTCGACCTGGCGGCGGCGCTGGCGGCGGTCTGGATGATCCTGGGTTTTGCCGCCACCCCGGTGTTTCGCGCCGGCGCCTGGAAACACCTATTGCCCGCCGCGATTGGCCTGGGCGGCCTGGCGGCGGCGTTTTTCCTGGGCCGCAAACTCGGCGCGGGCCGGACGGCGCTGCTGCTCGCGGCGGTGTTGGCGCTCGAAGTATACGGCCGCGCGACGGTCTCGGCCGAACGCATCGACACACGCCGCCTGTACCGGTCGACGCCGATCAGCGAGGCGTTGAAGGCCGTGGCCGATCCGTACCGCGTTTTGCGGATCGGCGATCGCTGGAATTGGGTGCGCGACGGCCGGCTCTACACGCAGGAGGCGTTGAAGTACGACCGCATCGAGGACCTGCACGCCTACAGCTCGATGATCGATCCGAATTTGCGGGAACTCGTCGGACTGTACCAGGAAGGGCGGCAGGCCGAGCTGAATCCCTTCGACACCGGCGCTTCCGTGCAGCCGTTTCTCACCGACAAGCCGCTGCGAACCGGCTTCGCCGACGGCATCAACGCCCGCTTCATTCTTTCGCAACAGGCGCTGAAAACCGACGAACACTTCCGGCTCGCCGCCGAACACGGCGGGCTGTTCCTCTACGAAAACGCCGGGGCGATGCCGCGCGCGTTCGTGCCGCGCGAGACGCCGCTGATCGCCGATCCGCCAGCGGTGCTGAACCGGCTGCGGCAGGGCATCGATTGGCATCGGCAGACGATCGTTTCCGGCCTGCCCGGCGATCACCCCACGCTGTACCCCGACGACGGCCCGCCGGCCGCGGTCGCAACCCTGCGCCGCGTCGCCAATCGACAGACGTACCGGGTGAATTCACCCGCCGCCGGCTACCTGGTGGTGACCGACCTCTTCGACCGCGATTGGCAAGCGACGGTGAACGGCCGGCCCGAGCCGATCCGCCGCGCCGATCTGGCGTTTCGCGCGGTGCCGATTCCGGCCGGCGAGAGCGAGGTGGATTTCATTTACCGACCGGCGGCTTTCGCGCAGGGCGCGCGGCTCAGCCTGGGCGCGGCGGCGCTGCTTTTCTTGATGCTGCTCGCGGGTGGCCTCAGGGACCGAGTTCGAACATCCGGAACGAGTAAGGCTCCAGCGACACACTGA
- a CDS encoding DUF4388 domain-containing protein: MNKPKHVIVALHDRGLAERLATVLHIERGFDVGQAGSAREALDLLEGPRTVAMVIGVLLPDVNGMELCKRLKGDPQTSHIKIVLLSSFKRSSKFGLEARTKFEADDYLEMPLEPADFIATIDELLQPGSHPRPAAAPKPAPKPAAPKAEPPKPEPPRQPRPAEKPAAAPKPADAPKPAPVKPAPVEAELPAAGRLGPLLLPELLLRLYQQHYNGILQIREFNEIREIRLRDGLPRMIRSNFIADDALGQLFVARGALDALALERCLRAARESGRRLGEILVEGGHVTPAELATMLKIQARRKINSAFRWKEGSYALLPDTDDPAEMIPIEQDILSVLVNGITRHYTLAKLEDRLYLNKNAVVEKAPHPELSAFDLHVTARELQLLELVDGERTLGEIIADADLGFTRTFQVLYLFLLFGLVRFKDGDLFFRLDDAVAHRARNESRPGAAAGTEPVEDLETVVEESGDLEEMPLGRFLHYLFLGKATGCLSLQHGDEEEFIYLSQGMPVQVLSNRPGPFALGEILVRQGRLTAAERDRLLAAAHQSGRPFGEVLLGANLLSPHELFETLMGQMENKLYALFAWREGRYQFERDLKPEIDLPPLNLDLPRLILHALQESASAEEVEAILDEMSTYILAPVTLDFDLGSLLSDQRERRLVAMIDGKKRVSELFAKSPLDPARSARLVYALLQLEWVQLVED; the protein is encoded by the coding sequence ATGAACAAACCGAAACATGTGATTGTAGCGCTCCATGATCGCGGCCTGGCCGAACGTCTCGCCACCGTGTTGCACATCGAACGAGGTTTCGACGTCGGCCAAGCCGGATCCGCGCGCGAGGCGCTGGATCTGCTCGAGGGGCCGCGCACCGTCGCCATGGTGATCGGCGTGCTGCTGCCGGACGTCAACGGCATGGAACTGTGCAAGCGCTTGAAAGGCGATCCCCAGACCTCGCACATCAAGATCGTCTTGCTTTCTTCCTTCAAGCGTTCATCGAAATTCGGCCTCGAGGCGCGCACCAAATTCGAGGCCGACGACTACCTGGAAATGCCGCTCGAGCCGGCGGATTTCATCGCGACGATCGACGAATTGCTGCAACCCGGTTCCCATCCCCGTCCGGCGGCGGCCCCCAAGCCGGCGCCCAAGCCGGCCGCGCCCAAAGCGGAACCGCCCAAACCGGAACCGCCGCGGCAACCGCGACCGGCGGAAAAACCGGCCGCGGCGCCGAAACCGGCGGATGCGCCCAAGCCCGCGCCGGTCAAACCCGCCCCCGTCGAGGCCGAATTGCCGGCCGCCGGACGGCTCGGGCCCTTGCTGTTGCCCGAACTTTTACTGCGCCTGTATCAGCAACATTACAACGGCATCCTGCAAATCCGGGAGTTCAACGAAATCCGCGAAATCCGCCTGCGCGACGGCCTGCCGCGGATGATCCGCTCCAACTTCATCGCCGACGACGCCCTCGGCCAGCTCTTCGTCGCCCGCGGGGCCCTGGACGCCCTCGCGCTGGAGCGCTGCCTGCGCGCGGCGCGGGAGTCGGGCCGCCGGCTGGGCGAAATTCTCGTCGAAGGCGGTCACGTCACGCCGGCCGAACTGGCGACCATGCTCAAGATCCAGGCCCGCCGGAAGATCAATTCGGCGTTCCGCTGGAAGGAAGGGTCGTACGCGCTCCTGCCCGACACCGACGACCCGGCCGAAATGATCCCGATCGAACAGGACATCCTGTCGGTGCTGGTCAACGGCATCACGCGGCATTACACCCTGGCGAAACTGGAAGACCGCCTGTACCTCAACAAAAACGCCGTGGTGGAAAAAGCGCCGCATCCCGAGCTGTCGGCCTTCGATCTGCACGTCACCGCGCGCGAACTGCAACTGCTCGAACTGGTCGACGGCGAACGGACGCTGGGCGAGATCATCGCCGACGCCGACCTCGGCTTCACCCGCACCTTCCAGGTGCTCTACCTGTTCCTGCTGTTCGGCCTGGTCCGCTTCAAGGATGGCGATCTGTTCTTCCGCCTCGACGACGCCGTGGCCCACCGCGCCCGCAACGAAAGCCGCCCCGGCGCCGCCGCCGGCACCGAGCCGGTGGAAGACCTGGAGACGGTGGTCGAGGAATCCGGCGACCTGGAGGAAATGCCGCTGGGCCGCTTCCTGCATTACCTGTTTCTCGGCAAGGCCACCGGCTGCCTGTCCCTGCAGCACGGCGACGAGGAAGAATTCATCTATCTGTCGCAAGGCATGCCGGTGCAGGTGTTGTCGAACCGGCCCGGCCCGTTCGCGCTGGGCGAAATCCTGGTTCGCCAGGGCCGCCTGACCGCCGCGGAACGCGACCGGCTGCTGGCCGCCGCGCACCAGAGCGGCCGGCCGTTCGGCGAGGTGCTGCTCGGCGCCAACCTGCTTTCGCCCCACGAGCTGTTCGAAACGCTGATGGGGCAGATGGAAAACAAGCTCTACGCGCTTTTCGCCTGGCGCGAGGGCCGCTATCAGTTCGAACGCGACCTGAAGCCGGAGATCGATCTGCCGCCGCTCAACCTCGACTTGCCGCGCCTGATCCTCCACGCCCTGCAGGAAAGCGCGTCGGCCGAGGAAGTGGAAGCGATCCTGGACGAGATGTCCACCTACATCCTGGCCCCGGTGACGTTGGATTTCGACCTGGGGAGCCTGCTGTCGGACCAGCGCGAACGGCGCCTGGTGGCGATGATCGACGGCAAGAAGCGGGTTTCCGAACTGTTCGCGAAAAGCCCGCTCGACCCGGCGCGCAGCGCCCGTCTGGTCTACGCCCTGCTGCAACTCGAATGGGTGCAACTGGTCGAGGATTGA
- the murJ gene encoding murein biosynthesis integral membrane protein MurJ, giving the protein MLSFADFQTALKVRMRYVLTGGGTGGHVYPNLAIASQLAGHDPQAEFLYIGVKDRAEADIVPRYGMPIRFVPSRGMPTSKFSPAMVVFLFSLLVGTLKAAALLLRFRPRLVIATGGYVSAPTLLAARLLRRPVLVHEQNAYPGLVNRTFGRIAQRVCVSFPESLAHFGHNGKLVGYPVRPAILALREPASEEQRRQWKRELGVDPDRRLILITGGSLGARSINRAVAALLPALAADAELRRRVFVLHGVGRFAGPEYDAAADTVARLKAVGFDEDAARDFYRRERYLYEIEKWLRVADVIVCRAGAGSLAETAAVGAPAVVIPKSGLPGDHQVKNAETMAAAGACLVIQEHRETVDGKPGDAVDPERLLAAIRELIDLSPEARAAMQAAAARFVVPDCLERIQSEADALLAPPKPQAEKIRRRRTYLIDPQGRRADLLYDRNRVGTGRWDDTRFAVPGLHRRHFWLKRVGRMVDGAVEETWTAIPRSALSLRRGAAAPAPLDGPTPLSPGDRLVLPGGAELEFNGEWIEVSRERSEKGVVENVFSQGVGTFFAKGLGFFREAFLGRFFGAGSIMDVFAVALSLANLMREVVAEMALENAFLPSFLLFYHRSEDKRPAWRLAWQVFNVFFVLSSLFTAVAIVTCPWWIHFVAPGFVEKGLIDKTVAMTRLMFPFLILMSVSAFLGTLLQAFDRFGPNAFSPVLYSLGLLFIVPILEPLFGLYALGVGVLVGGVLQIVFQMFFLLRRGLREKIAWNEYRPRLANEPGVKKVMSLSGPVFLDAILNKISGVVDKILATPLVAGSVSALYFSRLLVVFPFSVLAMSVNRVFLRDLSGVAATSDSRQYRDMLQQGIEATLLLMIPTTVLLIALATPLVRFVFEGGKFTAQGTAMTSLALVCYSLGLLGWSLTSLYSRVFSSQLDTRTSMLTNAGSVVVYLIFAVILVRTPLRHAGLALATSLAFTFNTVWRHGIISRRLAADGFPLDMRRLAPTFVKTLTASLVMTLVVLLFFATPKAGAGFWRNAWSFIVPSTMGLAIFVVFAYLLRIGPLLDMLNYFAARLGLGRPFGGAPVVVAKSNGNVRLLAAGALLAEAERREFDAEELAIVRQRLESYLHHDDWWIRNIGIKLIGVLKLTDCIDVLVDAIEAKVDRRPWYLRRLTGFGRDVGFVRRNSLTSLVEVDHFDARVRRAILVSLRDPYYEVRQYGLRALLAFANPLRGDAETLAAVEKLLFDRHFEVVPVAVKAYAELATSPGAHEKLYPLLDDPRWPIRTAAVDGCRRLFDRGLVPDPAALRRVLSRTLLAGEMIEPISPIKRAVKQAVAGLPEE; this is encoded by the coding sequence GTGCTAAGCTTTGCCGACTTCCAAACGGCATTGAAGGTGCGCATGCGTTATGTGCTTACCGGCGGCGGTACGGGCGGCCATGTTTACCCGAATCTGGCGATCGCCAGCCAACTGGCCGGCCACGATCCCCAGGCGGAATTTCTTTATATCGGCGTGAAGGATCGCGCCGAGGCCGACATCGTGCCCCGCTACGGCATGCCGATCCGCTTCGTGCCCTCGCGCGGGATGCCGACCAGCAAGTTCTCGCCGGCGATGGTCGTGTTTTTGTTTTCCCTGCTCGTCGGCACGCTCAAAGCGGCGGCGCTGCTGCTGCGCTTTCGGCCGCGCCTGGTGATCGCCACCGGCGGCTACGTCAGCGCGCCGACGCTGTTGGCGGCCCGGCTCCTGCGGCGCCCAGTGCTGGTGCACGAGCAAAACGCCTACCCCGGGCTGGTCAACCGCACCTTCGGCCGCATCGCCCAGCGGGTATGCGTCAGCTTTCCCGAGAGCCTGGCGCACTTCGGCCACAACGGCAAACTCGTCGGCTACCCGGTGCGGCCCGCGATTCTCGCCTTGCGCGAACCGGCGAGCGAGGAACAGCGGCGCCAATGGAAGCGTGAGTTGGGCGTCGATCCGGATCGCCGCTTGATTTTGATCACCGGCGGCTCGCTGGGCGCGCGGTCGATCAACCGCGCGGTGGCGGCGCTGCTGCCCGCGCTGGCGGCCGACGCCGAACTGCGCCGGCGCGTTTTCGTGCTGCACGGGGTCGGCCGGTTCGCGGGGCCGGAATACGACGCCGCCGCCGACACGGTGGCCCGCCTGAAGGCCGTCGGCTTCGACGAGGATGCGGCGCGCGATTTCTACCGGCGCGAGCGCTATCTGTACGAAATCGAGAAGTGGCTGCGCGTCGCCGACGTGATCGTCTGCCGGGCGGGCGCGGGATCGCTGGCCGAGACGGCGGCGGTCGGCGCGCCGGCGGTGGTGATTCCCAAGAGCGGCCTGCCGGGCGACCACCAGGTGAAAAACGCCGAGACCATGGCCGCGGCGGGCGCCTGCCTGGTCATTCAGGAGCACCGGGAGACGGTGGACGGCAAGCCCGGCGACGCGGTCGACCCCGAGCGCCTGCTGGCCGCGATCCGCGAACTGATCGACCTGAGCCCGGAAGCCCGCGCCGCGATGCAGGCGGCCGCCGCCCGTTTCGTCGTGCCCGATTGCCTCGAACGGATTCAAAGCGAAGCCGATGCGCTGCTGGCCCCGCCCAAGCCGCAAGCCGAAAAAATCCGCCGCCGCCGCACTTACCTGATCGATCCGCAGGGCCGCCGCGCGGATTTGCTGTACGACCGCAACCGCGTCGGGACCGGCCGCTGGGACGACACGCGGTTCGCCGTCCCCGGCTTGCACCGCCGTCATTTCTGGCTCAAACGCGTCGGTCGGATGGTCGACGGCGCGGTCGAGGAAACCTGGACCGCGATTCCCCGCTCCGCGCTGTCGTTGCGCCGTGGCGCCGCGGCGCCGGCGCCGCTGGACGGCCCGACGCCGCTGAGTCCCGGCGATCGCCTGGTGCTGCCGGGCGGCGCGGAACTCGAATTCAACGGTGAATGGATCGAGGTTTCGCGCGAGAGGTCGGAAAAAGGCGTCGTCGAAAATGTGTTTTCGCAGGGCGTCGGCACGTTTTTCGCCAAGGGCCTGGGCTTTTTCCGCGAGGCATTCCTGGGCCGGTTTTTCGGCGCCGGCAGCATTATGGACGTGTTTGCGGTGGCACTCAGCCTCGCCAACCTGATGCGCGAGGTCGTGGCGGAAATGGCGCTGGAGAACGCGTTTCTGCCCTCGTTCCTGTTGTTTTATCACCGCAGTGAGGACAAGCGGCCCGCCTGGCGGCTGGCCTGGCAGGTGTTCAACGTCTTTTTCGTGCTCTCGTCGCTGTTCACGGCCGTGGCGATCGTCACCTGCCCGTGGTGGATTCATTTCGTGGCCCCCGGTTTCGTCGAAAAGGGATTGATCGACAAGACCGTCGCCATGACGCGCCTGATGTTCCCGTTCCTGATTCTGATGAGCGTCAGCGCGTTTCTCGGTACGCTCCTGCAGGCCTTCGACCGGTTCGGGCCCAACGCGTTTTCGCCGGTGCTCTACAGCCTGGGCTTGCTGTTCATCGTGCCGATTCTCGAACCGCTCTTCGGCCTGTACGCCCTGGGCGTCGGCGTGCTGGTCGGCGGCGTACTGCAGATCGTCTTTCAGATGTTCTTCCTGCTGCGGCGCGGGCTGCGCGAAAAGATCGCCTGGAACGAATACCGGCCGCGCCTGGCCAACGAGCCCGGCGTGAAAAAGGTGATGTCGCTGTCGGGGCCGGTTTTCCTCGACGCCATCCTCAACAAGATCAGCGGCGTCGTCGACAAGATCCTGGCGACCCCGCTCGTCGCCGGCTCGGTCAGCGCCCTTTATTTCTCGCGCCTGCTGGTGGTGTTTCCCTTCAGCGTGCTGGCGATGAGCGTCAACCGCGTTTTCTTGCGCGACCTCTCGGGCGTCGCCGCGACCAGCGACAGCCGGCAGTACCGCGACATGTTGCAACAGGGGATCGAGGCCACGTTGCTCCTGATGATCCCCACGACCGTCCTGCTGATCGCCCTGGCGACCCCGCTGGTGCGGTTCGTCTTCGAGGGCGGCAAGTTCACGGCGCAGGGCACGGCGATGACCAGCCTGGCCCTCGTCTGCTATTCGCTGGGCCTGCTCGGTTGGTCGCTGACCTCGCTCTACAGCCGCGTCTTTTCCAGCCAGCTCGACACCCGCACCAGCATGCTGACCAACGCCGGCAGCGTCGTGGTCTACCTGATTTTCGCGGTAATCCTGGTCCGGACGCCGCTGCGCCACGCCGGCCTCGCCCTGGCCACCAGCCTGGCGTTTACCTTCAACACGGTCTGGCGGCACGGCATCATCTCGCGGCGGCTGGCCGCCGACGGCTTCCCGCTGGACATGCGCCGCCTCGCGCCGACCTTTGTCAAGACGCTGACCGCCAGCCTGGTGATGACCCTGGTGGTGCTGCTGTTCTTCGCCACGCCCAAGGCGGGGGCGGGCTTCTGGCGCAACGCCTGGAGCTTCATCGTGCCCTCGACGATGGGCCTGGCGATCTTCGTCGTGTTCGCCTACCTGCTGCGGATCGGCCCGCTCTTGGACATGCTCAACTACTTCGCCGCGCGGCTGGGCCTGGGCCGGCCGTTCGGCGGCGCGCCGGTGGTCGTCGCCAAGAGCAACGGCAACGTGCGCCTGCTGGCGGCGGGGGCGCTGCTGGCCGAGGCCGAGCGGCGCGAGTTCGACGCCGAGGAACTGGCCATCGTGCGCCAGCGGCTGGAGAGCTACCTGCACCACGACGACTGGTGGATCCGCAACATCGGCATCAAGCTCATCGGCGTGCTGAAGCTGACCGACTGCATCGACGTGCTGGTCGACGCGATCGAGGCCAAGGTCGACCGGCGGCCCTGGTATTTGCGGCGGCTGACGGGATTCGGCCGCGACGTCGGCTTCGTGCGGCGCAACAGCCTGACGAGCCTGGTCGAGGTCGACCACTTCGACGCGCGCGTGCGGCGGGCCATCCTGGTTTCGCTCCGCGATCCGTATTACGAGGTGCGCCAGTACGGCCTGCGCGCGCTGCTGGCGTTCGCCAACCCCTTGCGCGGCGACGCCGAAACGCTGGCGGCCGTCGAAAAATTGCTGTTCGACCGGCATTTCGAGGTCGTTCCGGTGGCCGTGAAGGCCTACGCCGAGCTGGCGACGTCGCCGGGCGCCCACGAAAAACTGTACCCGCTGCTCGACGATCCGCGCTGGCCGATCCGCACCGCGGCGGTGGACGGTTGCCGGCGGCTGTTCGATCGCGGTCTGGTGCCCGATCCGGCGGCGTTGCGGCGGGTGCTGTCGCGGACGCTGCTGGCCGGGGAGATGATCGAGCCGATTTCGCCCATCAAGCGGGCCGTCAAGCAGGCGGTTGCCGGACTGCCGGAGGAATAA